One Caloranaerobacter sp. TR13 DNA segment encodes these proteins:
- a CDS encoding carbohydrate ABC transporter permease produces the protein MKQKNKLYKKLKKYEGYFFILPWILGMLLFTIGPILFAIYIGFTEWKILTKPNFVGFQNYIDIFHDENFWNSLMVTVKYAIFAVPLGIITSLTIAILMNTEIKGIRFFRTIYYLPAVVSGVAVALLWRWVLDPEFGLINLMLAQIGIQGPGWLSDPDWVLPSYILMALWGAGGGMITYLVGLREVPQNLYEAAEIDGAGPLTKFFKITLPLMTPILFYNLIMGIIGAFRKFTDAYILGGAGNQGKFYLVYLYDNAFKYFKMGYATALAWILFVIIFLLTLIIFKSSSLWVYYESNDD, from the coding sequence ATGAAGCAAAAGAATAAACTATATAAAAAACTAAAAAAATACGAAGGTTACTTTTTTATTTTACCTTGGATATTAGGAATGTTACTTTTTACAATAGGACCTATTTTATTTGCAATATATATAGGATTTACTGAATGGAAAATTTTAACCAAACCTAACTTTGTAGGATTTCAAAATTATATTGACATATTTCATGATGAGAACTTCTGGAATTCTCTAATGGTAACAGTGAAGTATGCTATATTTGCTGTTCCGTTAGGTATAATTACTTCACTAACAATTGCTATTTTAATGAATACAGAAATAAAAGGGATTAGATTTTTTAGAACGATATATTATTTACCAGCAGTTGTTTCGGGAGTTGCTGTTGCACTTTTATGGAGATGGGTATTAGATCCAGAATTTGGACTTATAAATCTTATGCTTGCTCAAATTGGAATACAAGGGCCTGGCTGGTTATCTGATCCTGATTGGGTATTACCATCGTATATACTTATGGCTCTTTGGGGAGCAGGTGGAGGAATGATTACGTATTTAGTAGGATTAAGAGAGGTACCACAAAATTTATATGAAGCTGCTGAAATTGACGGAGCTGGTCCATTGACAAAGTTTTTTAAGATTACTTTGCCTTTGATGACACCGATATTATTCTATAACTTAATAATGGGTATAATAGGTGCATTTAGAAAGTTTACAGATGCCTATATTTTAGGTGGTGCTGGAAATCAAGGAAAATTCTATTTAGTTTATTTATATGATAATGCTTTTAAATACTTTAAGATGGGTTATGCTACAGCATTGGCATGGATTTTATTTGTCATTATTTTCTTATTAACACTTATTATATTTAAATCATCTTCCCTATGGGTTTATTACGAATCAAACGATGATTAA
- a CDS encoding carbohydrate ABC transporter permease, giving the protein MISKVGTVVENDIQVSEELKRIKRRKKRREIIRKTILYIIISIGGILAMLPFLWMLSTSLKDSSVVFQIPPQWIPERFAWENYPNAIKAIPFIRYTFNSAFITVMKMIGEVFTAALVAYGFARFRFPGRRILFLILLATIMIPGEITLIPVFIMFKQIGWIDSFKPLIVPAFFGGSAVFIFFLRQYFASIPKELEEAARIDGCSSFQIFYKIFLPISKPALATIAIWSFQGSWNDLLGPLIYLNSLDKFTLQIGLTMYQSLNKVEWGQLMAASLLVLLPVLILFFSAQKYFTEGIKLTGIKG; this is encoded by the coding sequence ATGATTTCTAAAGTTGGAACGGTAGTAGAGAATGATATACAAGTAAGTGAGGAATTGAAAAGGATAAAACGTAGAAAAAAAAGACGTGAGATAATTAGGAAAACTATTTTATATATAATAATTTCTATAGGTGGTATTTTAGCAATGCTTCCTTTCTTGTGGATGTTATCAACTTCTTTGAAGGATAGTTCAGTGGTTTTCCAGATACCACCTCAGTGGATACCAGAGCGTTTTGCATGGGAGAATTATCCTAATGCTATAAAGGCTATTCCTTTTATCCGTTATACTTTTAATAGTGCTTTTATTACAGTTATGAAAATGATCGGTGAAGTTTTCACAGCTGCATTAGTAGCTTATGGTTTTGCAAGATTTAGATTTCCTGGAAGAAGGATATTATTTTTAATATTACTTGCAACAATTATGATACCAGGAGAAATTACTTTAATACCTGTATTTATTATGTTTAAACAAATTGGATGGATAGATTCATTTAAACCTCTTATTGTACCAGCTTTCTTTGGAGGTTCTGCAGTTTTTATTTTCTTCTTAAGACAGTATTTTGCTTCTATTCCTAAGGAATTAGAAGAAGCTGCAAGAATTGATGGATGTAGTTCTTTTCAGATATTTTATAAAATATTTCTTCCTATTTCAAAGCCAGCTTTAGCAACTATTGCTATTTGGTCGTTTCAAGGAAGCTGGAATGATTTACTAGGGCCACTAATCTATTTAAATAGCTTGGATAAATTTACTTTACAGATTGGTTTAACAATGTATCAAAGTTTAAATAAAGTAGAGTGGGGACAGTTAATGGCGGCTTCATTATTAGTTTTATTACCAGTGCTTATATTATTCTTTTCAGCACAAAAGTACTTTACTGAAGGTATTAAACTTACAGGAATAAAAGGCTAA
- a CDS encoding alpha-glucosidase produces MKNWWKKAIFYEIYIRSFCDGNGDGIGDFIGITKKLDYLKSLGVDCIWLTPFYKSPKVDNGYDISDYYEIDADYGTMEDFETFLKEAHKRDIKVIVDLVLNHTSDKHPWFIESKSSLQSPKRDWYIWKDPKDGGVPNNWESFFEGSAWEYDSNTKQYYYHAFAKEQVDLNWRNEDVKKAMFDVIKFWLDKGIDGFRLDVINFLMVDEQFKDNPYDEKGKQIHKYDKDLPETLDIVEELRKLVDQYPDKVLVGEVGTENVLEAAPYLDEEKRLHLVFNFNLGSIQKFDVNKIFKELKSLEQNLNGGLPTIFFSSHDMPRHVTRFGNDNNREDMAKLFSMLILTARGVPFIYQGDELGMTDIYIKDIKDMRDVAGILAYEKAIKEGKTEDEAIKIANEAGRDSGRNPVQWDSSRYAGFSLTTPWLPVNENYKELNAKKQSEDENSVLNFYKKLIRIRKNSDALLQGEYIVLQNKDDLIYFIRKSGNEKCAVFLNFSDEYKEVSLDNLDADKIEMLISNKREVLDAKYNIRLFPYEALLVRCL; encoded by the coding sequence GTGAAAAACTGGTGGAAAAAAGCTATCTTTTATGAGATATATATTAGAAGTTTCTGTGATGGTAATGGAGATGGAATAGGAGATTTTATAGGGATTACAAAAAAACTAGACTATTTAAAAAGTTTAGGGGTAGATTGCATTTGGCTTACACCTTTTTATAAATCTCCAAAAGTAGATAATGGTTATGATATTTCAGATTATTACGAGATAGATGCTGATTATGGAACCATGGAAGATTTTGAAACTTTTTTGAAAGAAGCACATAAAAGGGATATAAAAGTTATAGTAGATTTAGTTTTAAATCATACTTCAGATAAGCATCCGTGGTTCATTGAATCTAAGAGTTCTTTACAATCACCTAAACGAGACTGGTATATTTGGAAAGATCCGAAAGATGGTGGAGTACCGAATAACTGGGAGTCTTTTTTTGAAGGGTCTGCATGGGAATATGATTCAAATACAAAGCAATATTACTATCATGCCTTTGCGAAGGAACAGGTAGATTTAAATTGGAGAAATGAAGATGTAAAAAAAGCTATGTTTGATGTCATTAAGTTTTGGCTTGACAAGGGTATTGATGGCTTTAGATTAGATGTAATAAATTTTCTAATGGTAGATGAACAGTTTAAAGATAATCCTTATGATGAAAAAGGCAAACAAATTCATAAGTATGATAAAGACTTACCAGAAACACTTGATATAGTAGAAGAATTAAGAAAATTAGTTGACCAATATCCAGACAAAGTATTAGTAGGTGAAGTAGGAACTGAAAATGTTTTGGAAGCAGCACCTTATTTGGATGAAGAAAAAAGACTTCATTTGGTATTTAATTTTAATTTAGGAAGCATTCAAAAATTTGATGTAAATAAAATATTTAAAGAACTGAAATCATTAGAACAAAATTTAAATGGAGGACTACCAACTATATTTTTTAGTAGTCATGATATGCCAAGACATGTTACAAGATTTGGAAATGATAATAATAGGGAAGATATGGCTAAATTGTTCTCTATGCTTATTTTAACAGCAAGAGGAGTTCCTTTTATATATCAGGGCGATGAATTAGGAATGACTGATATTTATATAAAAGATATAAAAGATATGAGAGATGTTGCTGGTATATTAGCCTATGAAAAAGCTATAAAAGAGGGCAAAACTGAGGATGAAGCTATAAAAATAGCAAACGAAGCGGGAAGAGATAGTGGTAGAAACCCTGTTCAATGGGATAGCAGCAGGTATGCTGGTTTTTCTTTAACTACTCCGTGGCTTCCTGTAAATGAAAATTATAAAGAGCTAAATGCAAAAAAGCAAAGTGAAGATGAAAATTCCGTATTAAATTTTTATAAAAAATTAATCCGAATAAGGAAAAATAGTGATGCTTTATTACAAGGTGAATATATTGTTTTACAAAATAAAGATGATTTAATATATTTTATCAGAAAAAGTGGAAATGAGAAATGTGCTGTATTTCTAAACTTCTCTGATGAGTATAAAGAAGTAAGTTTAGATAATTTAGATGCGGATAAAATAGAAATGCTTATTTCAAATAAAAGGGAAGTATTAGATGCAAAATATAATATAAGATTATTCCCATATGAAGCATTATTAGTCAGATGTTTATAA
- a CDS encoding substrate-binding domain-containing protein: MSKKVTMQDIADRLGVSKVTVSKALNDKPGVSEELKQKIIDLAVEMDYKFNSIAKALKTRRTGNIGVIVPEIFFTKNEFFYTKIFRYIEMEATRQKMNTILTILTEEEETKNKIPLMCQEQKVDGLLLLGQVSPRYVTFLNKLNLPMILVDFYYRDIKLDHIVTDNFYASYNITSYLIEKGHKKIGFCGNINLYSSIQDRYLGYHKALLEYGLVFNGKYLIKERDDKGNYIDINIPDELPTAFVCNCDKAAYLLGSKLSAMGYKIPDDVSLVSFDDVEYSTMFNPPITTVKVKRNEMARQAVKQLLWRIDNNEDLGQRIVIGTDIVFRDSVREIK; encoded by the coding sequence GTGAGTAAGAAGGTAACAATGCAGGATATTGCAGATAGATTAGGAGTAAGTAAGGTTACAGTATCTAAGGCCTTAAACGATAAACCGGGTGTTAGTGAAGAATTAAAACAGAAAATAATAGACTTAGCTGTAGAAATGGATTATAAATTTAATTCCATAGCAAAGGCATTAAAAACTAGACGAACAGGAAATATTGGAGTTATTGTTCCAGAAATATTCTTTACTAAAAATGAGTTTTTCTATACAAAAATATTCCGCTATATTGAAATGGAAGCCACAAGACAAAAAATGAATACAATACTTACAATATTAACAGAAGAAGAAGAAACTAAAAATAAAATTCCTTTAATGTGTCAAGAGCAGAAGGTAGACGGTCTTTTGTTATTAGGACAAGTTTCACCTAGATATGTTACTTTTTTAAATAAACTTAATTTACCTATGATATTAGTTGACTTTTATTATAGAGATATTAAGTTAGACCATATAGTTACAGACAATTTTTATGCTAGTTATAATATTACGAGTTATTTAATTGAAAAAGGTCATAAGAAAATAGGATTTTGTGGAAATATTAATTTATATAGTAGTATTCAGGATCGTTATTTAGGCTACCATAAAGCTTTACTAGAGTATGGTTTAGTTTTTAATGGAAAGTATTTGATTAAAGAGAGAGATGATAAAGGAAATTATATTGATATAAATATTCCAGATGAGCTTCCTACTGCATTTGTATGCAATTGTGATAAAGCTGCATATCTTTTAGGAAGTAAATTAAGTGCTATGGGCTATAAGATTCCTGATGATGTATCTTTAGTAAGTTTTGATGATGTTGAATATAGTACTATGTTTAATCCTCCGATTACAACTGTTAAGGTTAAAAGAAATGAAATGGCTAGACAAGCTGTAAAACAATTATTATGGAGGATTGATAATAATGAAGACTTAGGACAGAGAATAGTTATAGGAACAGATATTGTATTTAGAGATTCAGTTAGAGAGATTAAATAA
- a CDS encoding YesL family protein has product MDEWKKQDINEYECLEPFEEQKETKGPFRKFLRRFSDEYGKFIFVNFLFVICSLPIVTIGLSITGLFYVMMRFVEDEYVDVFYHFKKGIVDNFKKGLIAGIVVLLTITVVYFLFYIGYYNGVILDNFIGKLILIMSFFILFTGIMVHLFVFTMIVRYDIPLRRIYKNTFGILMLNMAKGIVITSIPLIISIILLMIPYASTFYFILYFSIVSYIVISNILNIFIRYE; this is encoded by the coding sequence ATGGATGAATGGAAAAAGCAAGATATTAATGAATATGAATGTTTAGAGCCTTTTGAAGAACAAAAAGAAACAAAGGGTCCCTTTAGAAAGTTTTTAAGAAGATTTAGTGATGAATATGGTAAGTTTATTTTTGTTAATTTTTTGTTTGTTATTTGTTCTTTACCTATAGTTACTATAGGATTATCTATTACCGGTTTATTTTATGTTATGATGAGATTTGTAGAAGATGAGTATGTAGATGTTTTTTATCATTTTAAAAAAGGGATTGTAGATAACTTCAAGAAAGGTTTGATAGCTGGCATTGTTGTTTTACTGACTATTACTGTTGTTTACTTTCTTTTCTATATAGGTTATTACAATGGGGTAATACTTGATAACTTTATTGGTAAGCTTATTTTAATTATGAGTTTTTTTATATTGTTTACAGGTATAATGGTTCATTTATTTGTTTTTACAATGATTGTAAGATACGATATACCGCTTAGAAGAATTTATAAAAATACATTTGGTATTTTAATGTTGAATATGGCTAAAGGTATTGTAATTACTTCTATACCTTTAATCATATCAATTATTCTATTAATGATACCATATGCCAGTACTTTTTATTTTATTTTATATTTCAGCATTGTATCTTATATAGTTATTAGTAATATTTTAAATATTTTTATACGATATGAATAA
- a CDS encoding glycosidase, which translates to MFKLRRLSNKPILSPIKEHEWEKEAVFNCAVIYEDNKFHMFYRASNNKFILDSEKPEEENKFVSSIGYAVSDDGINFKRFDNPVFVGETEQEAWGVEDPRITKIDDTYYMLYTGFGGRSWDDFKICMAWSKDMKNWTGHRVVLDESNKDAAIFPEKINGKYVLLHRRVPDIWIAYSDDLITWTNHKIIMTPIKNTWESKKIGIAGPPIKREDGWLLIYHAVDDNHVYRLGAALLDLNDPSKVIARQSEPILEPELDWEVNGLVPNVVFSCGAVEANDNYYVYYGGADTHIGVAAIEKDKVKF; encoded by the coding sequence ATGTTTAAACTAAGACGTTTAAGTAACAAACCGATACTATCACCGATAAAGGAACATGAATGGGAGAAAGAAGCAGTTTTCAACTGTGCAGTTATATATGAAGATAATAAGTTTCATATGTTTTATAGAGCTTCAAATAATAAGTTTATACTTGATTCTGAAAAACCAGAAGAAGAGAATAAGTTCGTTTCTTCAATAGGATATGCTGTAAGTGACGATGGAATTAATTTCAAAAGATTTGATAATCCTGTATTTGTAGGAGAGACAGAACAAGAAGCCTGGGGCGTAGAAGATCCAAGAATAACCAAAATAGACGATACATACTATATGTTGTATACGGGTTTTGGTGGCAGATCATGGGATGATTTTAAGATTTGCATGGCTTGGTCAAAAGATATGAAAAATTGGACAGGACACAGAGTTGTATTAGATGAGTCAAACAAGGACGCAGCAATATTCCCAGAAAAGATTAATGGCAAATATGTTTTACTGCATAGGAGAGTACCGGATATTTGGATTGCCTATTCTGATGATTTAATAACATGGACAAACCATAAAATAATCATGACTCCTATTAAAAATACATGGGAGTCAAAGAAAATAGGTATTGCAGGACCTCCAATAAAAAGAGAAGATGGTTGGCTTTTAATATACCATGCTGTAGATGACAATCATGTTTATAGACTTGGTGCTGCACTATTGGATTTAAATGACCCTTCTAAAGTTATTGCAAGACAATCTGAGCCAATTTTAGAACCAGAATTAGATTGGGAGGTTAATGGATTAGTTCCAAATGTAGTATTTAGTTGTGGTGCTGTAGAAGCTAATGATAATTATTATGTATATTATGGTGGAGCTGATACTCATATTGGAGTAGCAGCGATTGAGAAAGATAAAGTTAAATTTTAG
- a CDS encoding DUF1861 family protein yields MKFYKRLEPKTCEQLLSIFREKNYEIKGEKLEFTGVGNKDVYNITAPFEDDNDMVIAGRVEDRDSEHSQVVFFVFRDGKWQPRENTKIFSLQDPFVTKIGSELVFGGVEVFPHPTIENALWYRTVFYRGKNINSLEKFAVGPDGMKDIRLIELSNGKIGVFTRPQGEIGGRGKIGFTIINSLDELNSEVIMKANLIEKQFIDEEWGGANEIHLLNNGLLGVLGHIARFDEEGNRHYYPMVFAFNPNTKEATEMKIFATRSNFPDGPAKRPDLVDVVFSGGIRRLKNGKAEFYAGIADAEAHKILIPDPFLEYEE; encoded by the coding sequence ATGAAGTTTTATAAAAGATTAGAGCCAAAAACTTGTGAGCAGCTACTTTCAATTTTTAGAGAAAAAAATTATGAAATAAAAGGAGAAAAACTAGAATTTACTGGTGTTGGAAATAAGGATGTATACAACATAACTGCACCATTTGAAGATGATAATGACATGGTTATTGCTGGAAGAGTAGAGGACAGAGATAGCGAGCATTCTCAAGTTGTATTCTTTGTATTTAGAGATGGTAAATGGCAGCCAAGAGAGAATACAAAAATATTTTCTCTACAAGATCCATTTGTTACAAAAATCGGTTCAGAGTTAGTCTTTGGTGGAGTTGAAGTTTTTCCACATCCTACAATAGAGAATGCACTTTGGTATAGAACAGTATTTTATAGAGGTAAAAATATTAATTCCTTAGAAAAATTTGCAGTTGGGCCTGATGGAATGAAAGATATTAGGCTTATTGAGCTTTCAAATGGTAAAATAGGAGTATTTACTAGACCACAAGGAGAAATAGGAGGAAGAGGAAAGATAGGTTTTACAATAATTAATTCTCTTGATGAGCTTAATTCGGAAGTTATTATGAAAGCTAATCTAATTGAAAAGCAATTTATTGATGAAGAATGGGGAGGGGCCAATGAGATTCATTTATTAAATAATGGGCTACTAGGTGTTTTAGGACATATTGCTCGTTTTGATGAAGAAGGTAATAGACATTATTATCCTATGGTTTTTGCATTCAATCCGAACACTAAAGAAGCAACTGAAATGAAAATTTTTGCAACAAGAAGCAATTTTCCAGATGGTCCTGCAAAAAGACCTGATCTAGTAGATGTAGTTTTTAGTGGAGGTATAAGAAGGCTTAAAAATGGAAAAGCAGAATTCTATGCAGGGATAGCAGACGCAGAAGCTCATAAAATTTTAATTCCTGATCCATTTTTAGAATATGAAGAATAA
- a CDS encoding ATP-binding protein, with protein sequence MFKGSEIKYIKGAFCGILNSSILDSNKDPLKNLILEVIENDGCFVYVYNFTDQLNITKKKFREWGLAVDYLVKNGKLIFISAEKKYFKDGLLLIEDIINYYIRLVDNYRKKNGFKRIVIQGVRDDFYNEIVDLDILYRFHKRIKQFAKQKEVMVIKEYLIDNFIEERFYRLVPLHDTFIMNNNDNVSIFQIDSANDIELFYKYLRILYLDKVELYKENKKLELLNELILDISYKHNSRHLLESVLEKICKVVNADFGLIFTYSDIEFNLEYIIKYNLPYEIDKCITDGALNKNRLQEKFRRGIKVYDYSQLGSCNKAKLITELGIKSFVEIPIGKDENNPIAFLILASFNCKKHFCKHMSFLKAIGNTILALLDKQKQIERHQEDLLRAEKFKTLGELAGGIAHDFNNILTTIIGLSQLLLYQVQNPSIKKNLEIIYNSALDGKAIVNKIQKITRKKVSSNKKVILLNSIVETSLDMATPKWNNTYAVKGMEFSVVKELKSNSYIYCDAHEIREVILNIILNAIDSMENGGKLIVKTYDKGDKAYIHIEDTGCGMPNEIKDRIFEPFFSTKESRGTGLGLSIAKNIIDSYNGSIEVESEVGVGTKFIISFNKYQKEEKHSDNDNILPKFNGLNVLIVDDKAHVAYSLKKMLKIIGIESDIETNCSNVLKRLSRREYDIMICDLAMPKMNGIRLSKQIKSVKKDLKIILMTGWPNDLDGQDLNEIEYIIHKPCTIKEVIKAIKNIVDEKKKLEGKKDVINSKW encoded by the coding sequence TTGTTTAAAGGGAGTGAAATTAAATATATTAAAGGGGCTTTTTGTGGAATTTTAAATTCAAGCATACTAGATTCTAACAAGGACCCTTTAAAAAATCTGATTTTGGAGGTTATTGAAAATGATGGATGTTTTGTATATGTGTATAATTTCACCGATCAACTTAATATAACGAAGAAAAAGTTTAGAGAATGGGGATTGGCAGTAGATTATCTAGTTAAAAATGGGAAACTTATATTTATCTCTGCTGAAAAAAAATATTTTAAAGATGGACTACTCCTAATAGAAGATATAATAAATTATTATATTAGATTAGTTGACAATTATCGTAAAAAAAATGGATTTAAGCGAATAGTAATACAAGGAGTTAGAGATGATTTCTATAATGAAATAGTTGATTTGGATATTTTATATAGGTTTCATAAAAGGATTAAACAGTTTGCTAAACAGAAGGAAGTAATGGTTATAAAAGAATATTTGATAGATAACTTTATAGAAGAGCGTTTTTATAGACTAGTGCCGCTACATGATACTTTTATTATGAACAACAACGACAATGTAAGTATATTCCAGATAGATAGTGCTAATGATATAGAACTTTTTTATAAATATTTGAGAATTTTATATTTAGATAAAGTTGAATTATATAAAGAGAATAAAAAGCTTGAACTTTTAAATGAACTTATTTTGGATATTTCATATAAACATAACAGTAGACATTTATTAGAATCAGTATTGGAAAAAATTTGTAAAGTAGTAAATGCCGACTTTGGGCTAATCTTTACATATTCAGATATTGAATTTAATTTAGAATATATAATAAAATATAATTTACCTTATGAAATTGATAAATGTATTACCGATGGAGCTTTAAATAAAAATAGACTTCAAGAAAAATTTAGACGAGGAATAAAAGTTTATGATTATAGTCAATTGGGAAGTTGCAATAAGGCTAAATTAATAACTGAACTTGGCATAAAGTCATTTGTTGAGATACCTATAGGTAAAGATGAAAACAACCCTATTGCCTTTCTTATATTAGCTTCTTTTAATTGTAAAAAACATTTCTGTAAGCACATGTCTTTTTTAAAAGCAATTGGCAATACAATATTAGCATTATTAGATAAGCAAAAGCAGATTGAAAGGCATCAAGAGGATTTATTAAGAGCTGAGAAATTCAAGACTTTAGGTGAGCTTGCTGGAGGAATAGCGCATGATTTTAATAATATATTGACTACGATTATAGGCTTATCTCAACTGCTTTTATATCAGGTACAAAACCCAAGTATAAAGAAAAATCTTGAAATAATATATAATTCGGCTCTTGATGGCAAGGCGATAGTTAATAAGATACAGAAAATCACAAGGAAAAAAGTAAGTTCTAACAAGAAGGTAATACTTCTTAATAGTATTGTTGAAACTTCATTAGATATGGCAACACCAAAATGGAATAATACATATGCCGTAAAAGGAATGGAATTTTCTGTAGTAAAAGAACTAAAATCAAATAGTTACATATACTGTGATGCACATGAGATAAGGGAAGTAATTCTTAATATAATACTAAATGCCATAGATTCTATGGAAAATGGAGGGAAGCTAATAGTAAAAACTTATGACAAAGGGGACAAGGCTTATATTCATATTGAGGATACAGGATGTGGAATGCCTAATGAAATTAAAGATAGAATTTTTGAGCCGTTTTTTAGTACAAAAGAGTCTAGAGGAACAGGTTTAGGTTTAAGTATAGCTAAAAATATAATTGATAGCTATAATGGAAGTATAGAAGTAGAGAGCGAAGTTGGAGTAGGAACAAAGTTTATTATTTCATTTAATAAGTATCAGAAAGAAGAAAAACATTCGGATAATGATAATATTTTACCAAAGTTTAATGGGCTAAATGTATTAATTGTAGATGACAAGGCTCATGTAGCATATTCTTTAAAAAAAATGCTTAAGATAATTGGAATAGAATCTGATATAGAAACTAATTGTAGTAATGTTTTAAAGAGGCTATCTAGAAGGGAATATGATATAATGATTTGTGATTTAGCTATGCCGAAGATGAATGGTATTAGGCTTTCTAAACAAATAAAAAGTGTCAAAAAGGATTTGAAAATTATCCTAATGACAGGATGGCCTAATGATTTAGATGGACAAGATTTAAATGAAATAGAATATATAATACATAAGCCTTGTACAATAAAAGAAGTTATTAAAGCTATAAAAAATATAGTTGATGAAAAGAAAAAATTGGAGGGGAAAAAGGATGTTATTAATTCAAAATGGTAG
- a CDS encoding amidohydrolase: MLLIQNGRILTMAGEIIENGSILIENGKIKEVGKDIVVPLDVEIIDAKGKLVTPGLIDAHCHLGLWEDGIGFEGDDGNEWVDPITPHLRAIDGINPMDRTFKEAYEGGVTCVATGPGSANVVGGQFAAIKTYGDRIDDMIVKEPLAMKIAFGENPKRVYHSQKKSPITRMATAAKLRETLFKAKRYVEKLEKAKEDESKMPEFDIKMEAMAKVIRKEIPLKAHAHRADDILTAIRIAKEFDVDITLDHCTEGHLIVEHLVKEGKYAIVGPSLTDRSKFELKNLTFETPGILQKAGVKVAIMTDSPVIPLQYLPLCAGLAVKAGMDEMEAFKAITINAAEILGVDDRVGSIEVGKDADIVIFDGNPLKDVDCKVYTTIIDGKVVYKR; this comes from the coding sequence ATGTTATTAATTCAAAATGGTAGAATTTTGACTATGGCTGGAGAAATAATAGAAAATGGAAGTATTTTGATAGAAAATGGAAAGATTAAGGAAGTAGGTAAAGATATAGTTGTGCCACTAGATGTTGAAATAATTGATGCTAAAGGAAAACTTGTAACTCCAGGATTAATTGATGCACATTGCCATTTAGGATTATGGGAAGATGGCATAGGTTTCGAGGGAGATGACGGCAATGAATGGGTTGATCCAATAACTCCACATTTAAGAGCTATTGATGGTATAAATCCTATGGATAGGACATTTAAAGAGGCATATGAAGGTGGTGTTACATGCGTAGCGACAGGGCCAGGAAGTGCCAATGTAGTTGGAGGACAATTTGCAGCTATAAAGACGTATGGAGATAGAATAGATGATATGATAGTAAAAGAACCTTTAGCTATGAAAATAGCTTTTGGAGAAAATCCTAAGAGGGTTTATCATAGTCAAAAGAAATCTCCGATTACAAGGATGGCAACTGCTGCAAAGCTTAGGGAAACACTTTTTAAAGCTAAAAGGTATGTTGAGAAATTAGAAAAAGCTAAAGAAGATGAGTCAAAAATGCCTGAATTTGATATAAAAATGGAAGCTATGGCAAAGGTAATTAGAAAAGAAATACCGCTTAAGGCTCATGCTCATAGAGCAGATGATATACTAACTGCTATAAGGATAGCTAAGGAATTTGATGTAGATATAACTTTAGACCATTGTACTGAAGGTCATTTAATTGTAGAACATTTAGTAAAAGAGGGTAAGTATGCTATAGTTGGCCCAAGTTTAACTGATAGAAGTAAATTTGAACTTAAGAATTTAACATTTGAAACTCCTGGAATATTACAAAAAGCTGGTGTTAAAGTTGCAATAATGACAGATTCGCCAGTAATACCATTACAGTATTTGCCTCTTTGTGCAGGACTTGCTGTAAAAGCAGGCATGGATGAAATGGAAGCATTTAAAGCTATAACTATAAATGCTGCTGAAATATTAGGAGTAGACGATAGAGTTGGAAGTATTGAAGTGGGTAAAGATGCTGATATCGTAATATTTGATGGTAATCCATTAAAAGATGTTGATTGTAAAGTATATACAACAATAATTGATGGTAAAGTGGTTTATAAAAGATAG